The genomic region AAGGAGGTGTAATAACATCCATCAATTCAGCTAACTTATGGCACATTGAATTTGTTGGGAATGGTTTTCTTTATCACATGATACGAAATATCATTGGAACACTTATAGAAATTGCAAGAGGCAGGTTTCCAAAAGAATTTCTCTACAAATGTCTTTACGAAAATAAAAAATTTAATGGTCTCTGTGCCCCTCCTCACGGTCTTACCCTTGTTGAAATAAAATACTGATAAAAAAATCACTCTACGGTGGTATCATAGCTGGTATGGAAGAAATTAAAGAGATTAACAACTCTGAAGTCAATGAAGCGGGGTAAGCTTTTAATGAAACGGAATACAGAGTAATGATTAAACTTTAAAAGTATCCATAATAAAAGAACAGGTTTTATTAAAAAGAACCCTATATATTTGAAGAAATGAAATAAGATATGAGTAGAATAGCCATCGGGATTTTTCTGGTATTGTTTAATAAGAAATTCTATTATTCCAGAAGGATAAATAGTAGCAGGATGTTTTAAAAGATTTATTTTTGTTGGAGAGATAATTAAAAAGTCTTTTTTCGTATCATCATGCAAAAATTCAGGCATTTCCCTCTTAACTCGTTCGCGTAAATCTGTCCCCTCATAAAGAGTTAGGGAAAATAACAGGAAGAAATAAGGCTTGGGGATTTTTGCCAATGTCCGTACAGTTTCTAATTCATCCTCTTCGGTTTCATAAGGATTATCACAGATAATATCGTAATAAGGGACTATAGGATATTTATTCACTATTTTTGTAATATTTAAAAATTGTTCTTTTTTTATCTTACGATTATATATCTCATGGCTAACTCGTTCACAGCCACTTTGCAATCCTATATGGATTGCAGATAAGCCCGCATCTACAGCCAATTTTAACTTATCTTCGGTAATAAAGTTCGGAGTAGTTAAAATAATAAACGGTTTGTTTACTTTCTCCTTATATAAATTAAACAATTTTTCTATAGTCTCTTTCTTTTGAGCAAAAAGATTATCATCCTGCATTGAAATAAATAATAACGGTAAATCTTCAGAAACACCTGCACAGATTTCATTAATGATATGTTCTGGTGAAGCCCCTCGTAATGACCAATCGGGATATAATTTACCAAAAAATG from Candidatus Hydrogenedens sp. harbors:
- a CDS encoding radical SAM protein — its product is MRVLLLSLQKNLNILGLKLLHQILLENGYESGLLYINRFQPDNHPMLEALKGFIQEYNPAWIGISLTASEFSSARDVTIYLKQNFDIPIIWGGVQPTADPIRCTKYADFVCVGEAEKTVIDICNALKEGKSLKTVNNMAWMEDGKVIQNPLNPLIQDLNQLPYIPRLAKSAYILFKDKVHVLDRKLYMKYSAFRGGIYRLVSSRGCPFRCSYCLNSFFGKLYPDWSLRGASPEHIINEICAGVSEDLPLLFISMQDDNLFAQKKETIEKLFNLYKEKVNKPFIILTTPNFITEDKLKLAVDAGLSAIHIGLQSGCERVSHEIYNRKIKKEQFLNITKIVNKYPIVPYYDIICDNPYETEEDELETVRTLAKIPKPYFFLLFSLTLYEGTDLRERVKREMPEFLHDDTKKDFLIISPTKINLLKHPATIYPSGIIEFLIKQYQKNPDGYSTHILFHFFKYIGFFLIKPVLLLWILLKFNHYSVFRFIKSLPRFIDFRVVNLFNFFHTSYDTTVE